The genomic interval GTGGCCAGGGCCACGGGGCGACCGTTGAACAGGGCGCGAAAGTCGTCGGTGCTGACCGACAGCCAGGCGATCGCATTGCTGAGCACCGGCGGAATGGAGCCGTTGTACTCCGGGGCGCAGATAATTAGCCCCTTGTGGCGTTTCAGCGCCTGCTCTAGCTTGAGCAGACCATCGCCGCTGCTCTCCAGGAGCGAGTCGTACAGCGCCAGCTGCAGGTCAGGCAAACTCATCACCTCTGCGGGTAGCCCCTGGGCGGTAGCTTCGGCCTCAAAGGCATGGGCCAGCTCGAGATTTTTGCCGCTAGTGGCAGATAAGATCAGCATGGTTTTTAAGGGTGACTTTTTGGGTTACGTAGGGTGGTGAAGGGGCTGGGTGCGCTTTTAATCTACCACTGGTGCCAATCGGGCCTCTGTGCGGCAGGTCGTTAGCCCCTGATCGCCGACTCAGCCAAGCGACGATCAGGGCCATGGGAATCGACTGGGGAAAACTCGTGACCTACCCCAGGTTCTCTCCCAGGAAGGTCATCAGCGATCGCCAGGATTTGCGATCGGCCATCCCGTCGTAGCGGTTGGCATCGCTCCACAGGGTAAAGGCGTGGTCAACGCCGCCGTAGATTTCCATTGTGAAGTCGACTCCGGCTTCGTCTAGCTCGGCGGCCAGCTGGGCCACATCGGCCATGGGGGCGGCGGGGTCGTCGGATCCGTGGAGAACGAGAATTGGGCCCTGGGTCTGGCTGTAGTCCTGACCGTCGGGGGTTTCAAAACTACCGTGGAACGACACAAAGCCATCGACATCCATCCC from Leptolyngbya sp. KIOST-1 carries:
- a CDS encoding NADPH-dependent FMN reductase, which codes for MLILSATSGKNLELAHAFEAEATAQGLPAEVMSLPDLQLALYDSLLESSGDGLLKLEQALKRHKGLIICAPEYNGSIPPVLSNAIAWLSVSTDDFRALFNGRPVALATHSGGGGQKVLVAMRLQLSHLGCTVLGRELLTTFQKPANPETITALVNQLAALEPSYGGVPEKV